The DNA segment ACTGCAATCTATTTGAAGGAATTGCTTTTATAACCTCTTGATTCATATTTTTAACCCTATTTTAGTAAAATATTTGAAATTTATTTCAGGAACTAATTTGGCAAATAAAAAAATAATAGACTTAAGAAACTCAAATCTACAATTTTTACAAAAAGACGAAACAATAAAACTATTAAATTTTAATACAGAAAAAATGAATTTAGAAATAGCCATTTTTAAAAACGATTCTTTTGTGAAAAATAGTACGATGGTCTTTGCTCATCTTCCAAAAACTTTAAAAGCAAAGTTAAATCCTAAAAAATGATTATATCAATAAGTGTTTTAAAACATAATTGATATAAAATAAGTCTAAATTATACTTACTAAATAAGGATATATAATAAAATGAAAGAGCTAATTTTAATACGACATGCAAAATCCTCATGGAAAGATAGTAGTTTAAAAGATTTCGATAGACCTTTAAACAAAAGAGGAGAAAAAAATGCTCCAAAAATGGCAAAAATATTGAGAAAGTTAGTAAAAACTCCTGATTTAATAATATCTTCTCCATCTAAAAGAACAAAACAAACTCTTAACTATTTTGTAGATGAATTTAATTATAAAAATAAAATAATATTTGAAGATTCAATTTATGAAGCACCTTATTCAAATATACTAAAAATAATTCAAAATATAAATAAAAAATATAATATAGTTTTTTTGATTGGCCATAATCCTGGATTAAATGATTTAGTAGATTTTTTATTAGAAAATTTTGATGAAAATATTCCTACAAGTGGTCTTGTTAAAATAAATTTCAATGTAAATTCTTGGGATAAAATAGAAAAAAATAGTGGAAATTTAGAATTTTTCAAATATCCAAAAATGTTAGATATTTGATTTAATAATATTATTTGATTTTGAAAATGCTATCAAATCTTCAGTAGTTTTTACTTTTTCTCTATCTATATTTCTTAGACAATTTTCAAAAATAATCTTTGTTGTAAGTGCATCATAATAAGCTCTATGATGATTTTCAACATCAATATTTAAAAGCTCTTTTAAAGTACTAAGTCCATATTTTGGAGACAATATTGTTCTTTTTGATAAATCAATAGTACATATTTTTCTATTTAAAAGTTTTCCTAAACTATATTTTTCAAAACTATCAGATATAAAGTTATAATCAAATTTTATATCATGTGCAACGAATACATCATCACCTAAAAAGGTTTTAAACTCTTTTAACACTTTTTCTAATCTTGGAGCATTTTGCAACATATCTAAAGTAATATTAGTAACTTCTTGAATATATGGTGCAACATCTTTGGCATAAACTAATGATTCAAATTTATCAATAATCTTCCCATTTTTATACTTAACAGCACCTAACTCAATAATTTGATATCCTTGCTTTGGACTTCCGCCATTTGTCTCTATATCAACAAAACAAAAACTTTGTTCATCTAAACTTGTTTGAGTTGTTTTTAAATATACAAAATTATTTTTAATATCTATTGGTAAGCCATTTATTAAAAGTAACTCAAATTCTAACTCACTATTTTCATAAAATTTATCACTTATTTCTTCTAAAAGCTTTAAAAATTCATTAAATTCAATAGGTTCTTTTTTTAATCTTCTTAAAATATCTAAAAAAGTTGGTTTTGTAGGTTTTAAAACATATCTTCTTTTAGGCGATTTCATGTGCAGCTTTCACGAATTGGGACATCTTATTTTTATCTTTTTTACCTTTTTCTTTTTCTACTGCACTGCTTACATCAACTCCAAAAAAACCAAAATTATTTAATTCTTTTAAATTATCTTTATTTAAACCACCTGCTAAAATAAATTTTGAGCAATCTATGTTTTTAAATAAATCTAAAGCTAATCTCTTTCCAGCCCCACCAAATTCATCAACAAATGCATCTACTAAATAGTATTCATCTTTTAAATTTTGTAAATCTTCTTTATTTCTTACTCTTAAAACTTTAAGATGCTTAACTTCTAATTTATCATAATTTACAATATTTTCATCATCAATTATTTGTACTAATTGCATTTTAGATTCTTTAGAAATTTTATTTATGAACTCTGTTGTTTCATTTACAAAAAGTCCTACACTTTGAATAAAAGGTGGTAATTCTTCAACTATATTTCTTGCATCAATAGGTTTTATATATCTTGGAGATGGCTCATAAAAAACAAATCCTAAAGCATCTGCTCCCGAATTAATAGCATCTAAAGCATCTTCAAGATTTGTAATACCACAAATTTTTACTCTCATTTTTTACTCTTTTAGATTTTTAAACTATCTATAGCTTTTTTATAACTATCACTTCCAAAAACATAACTTCCAGCAACAACAATATCAACTCCAGCATCTTTTAGCTCTTTAATGTTTTTGTCGCTAACTCCACCATCAACCTCTATTAAACATTTTGGATTTCTTTTATTTATAAGTTCTTTTAATTTTTTAGCTTTTTCAATTACACTTGGAATAAACTTTTGTCCACCAAATCCAGGGTTTACAGACATTAAAAGTACCATATCCAAATCTTCTAATAGATATTCAATATCTTCAACTCTTGTATGAGGATTTAGAGTAATTGCAGGACTAATTTCAAGACTTCTAATTTTTTGAATAAGTCTATGAGGATGTTTTTCACTCTCTAAATGAAAAGATAAGTATTTTGGTTTTAAAGGAGCAAATAAATCAACAAAAAAATTGTTATTTTCAACCATCAAATGTATATCTAAAGGTTTTGTACTAGCTTTTGCAACAGGTTGTACTACAACTGGTCCAATAGTTAAATTTGGTACAAAATGTCCATCCATTACATCTACATGAACTAAATCACAACCAGCTTCACAAATTGCTTTTATTTCTTTTTCTAAATTTCCAAAATCAGCCGATAGAATAGATGGTGCTACTAGCATTTAATTACCTTCTTTATAAAAATTAAGGCGGATTATATCACTTTGTGGCTTTTATAAACTATAAACTAAAATTAAAGTACAATTTCAAAAAAATTATGGAATTATAAAAATGAAGAAACTTTTATCAATTTTGATATCTACAATTTGTTTGGCTTCTAATGAAAACATTTTAATTGAAGCACAAAAACTCGAGGATGAAGGTAATTTCAAAGAGGCTATGATTTTATACAAAAAAGCTGCTATCATAAACAACAATAAAGAAGAAAAATATATAGATGAGTTAAATAAAACTCAAAAAACACAAGAAAATAAAACAGATTTTAAAAAAGCATTCTTTGAAAGAAATATAGATAGCGTTGATGATGAAGAAACAGAAAAAAGTGTTGAGCAACTTATAACTAAAGATTTTGGAATCTATCCTTACAAAAAAAACTATATTCTTCCTGCTACATATACATTTAATGATATTGATGATAGACATGATTTTGAAACAGCATTTCAAATCAGTATAGAAAAACCATTGTCAGAAAATCTTTTAGGTCTAGATGAAAATATTAGTGTTGGATATACACAAAAATCTTATTGGCAAACAACAAAACACTCTGCTCCTTTTAGAGAAACAAATTATGAACCTGAAGTTTTTATACAAGTACCAGTAAAAGAAAATGAATATTTCAAAGCAATAAAAGCATCTTTTATGCACTCGTCTAATGGTAAAAAAGATGATTTAAGTAGATCTTTAAATAGAATATATTTAGAAGGGTATTTTCAACTATCAAATCTATTTATAACTCCTAGAGTTTGGTATAGAATACCTGAATCAAATTCAGATGATGATAATCCTGATTTTTCTCAATATTATGGTTATGGTGATATAAACTTTTTGTATGCTTATAAACAACATACTTTTGAATTACTCTTAAGAAATAACTTAAGATTTGATAAAACAAATAAAGGTGCGGCTGAATTCAATTGGACTTTCCCACTTCCTGAATTTATTGCATCAAAAAATACTTTTGGTCTTTTTCAACTTTTTCATGGATATGGACAAAGTTTGATTGATTACGATAGAGAAATTACAAATGTAGGTATAGGAGTTGCTTTCTCTAGATAATTTTATTTCATATTTTGAATATAGTAATATATTGCTTCTATCTCATCTTCTACCAAGAAATATGTTGGCATAACGTTAGCTTGGTAGATTAGTTTATCACAAACTTGATCTTTCTCAAATTTTAAATTCTCATTTTTCTTAGAATTCACTTTTTTTGAGAAAATTTCATAATCAACATACTTTATATCAGGAGCAACTAAACTACAAATAAACTCTTTTTTATTATTTGTTGTATGTTCGTTTATTGTATGCTTAAAATCAACTATTTTTTTCCCTCTTGCATCATCTCCATGGCAATTATTACATCCAATACCTCTTGGATTATTAAATAGCATTTTTCCATACTCATACTTAGTAATAAAAGAGTTATTTATATCTATCTCTTCAGTTGCTGGAGTAATATTTTCTTGAGCAAACAAAGACGATACTATTGCTAAAATTATTATACTTTTTTTCATACTTTATAATCCTAATTTATCTTTATTTTTCAAAAACCAATAAAGAGAAAACATTAAACCTGGTGTTTTTGCTTTTGATTCATCAAAGAGTAAATCATCTATTTTATTCTCATCTAAAAAGAAAAGTTCAATTTGTTCATCATTTATCCCACCACCATTATGAATTTTCTGACTGTCATTCACAATTGTAAAAAAAAGATGTTGTTTTGCTCCGCTAACTCCAACATTTGTAAAAAATGATGTGATTTTTTTAAGATCTTCAATCTTTACTTTATATCCACACTCTTCATCAATCTCTTCTACCGCTATCTCTTCAATAGACTTATTCTTATCAACTAATCCTGCACAAAGTTCATATGTATATTTAATACTTTTATCATTTAAATACACAGGAATTCTAAACTGTTTTACAAGTAAAAAAGCCTTTTTTTCAACATTATAAAGCAATATTGCTACACTATCATGGCTTCTTACTGCTTCCCACGTTTTTTTAACACCATTCAAAGTAAATTTCACTTTAATAGGCTTTATATAATTTGTCTCTTCTAATTCACCTATTTCTAAATCTTCAATAATATTTATCATTTTATTTCTTATCTTTTCTGTTATTTTAACAAATTATAAATTAATATAGTTTTCTAAATATTTATACAAACATTTGAGAAATCAATAAAAAATTTACTACCTATCTTCTCTTTTGATTCTAAATTTAAAACTAAATTATACTCTTGACAAATAGTATTTACAATATCAAGACCAATTCCAAAACCACCTTCACTATTTTGACCTCTTTTATAACGTAAAAAAATCTCTTTTATCTCATCTTCTTTAATACCTATTCCAAAATCTTCAACCATTAAAATAGAATTATTTAATTCAATATTTATTTTAGAATCTTTTTTACTATATTTTATTGCATTTGAAATAAGATTATTCAAAACTCTTTGAGCTTTAGTTTTATCCATCTTTACAATACAAGTATCCAATTTTTGAATAATTTCTATATTTTTCAAAACTGCAATATCTGTAAAAAAATCTATACTTTCAACTAATAAATCTCTTAAATCAAACGTTATAATATGATTATTCTTAAATTCATTAAATGTTGCAAACTGAATATCATTATATATTTGTGAAATCTGTTTTGAACTACTTGAAATATATTTCATCATTTTTTCAGGATTTTTACCATTTTTTAGCATAGAAACAGAACTTAAAAGAACTGTTATAGGAGTATTTAATTCATGTGCAGAATCTTTTATAAATTTATCCATGTCTAAAACTCTTTTTCTAATAGGTTTTAAAAGTATCAAAGATAGTAAATAACCAATAAATCCTATAAAAATAACACTAAAAACAAGTACACTTATAATTATATATTTTAAATTTATAATATTATTGTATTCTTGACAACTTTCCATTACAATATATTTTATTTCTATTTCATCTTCATTTATTGTTGTAATAAAATAGTTATATTTTGAATTTGAGAAATTTTTCTTTGTAAAATCTATATTAAAATCTTCATCTAAATATGAAAATATGATATTTTTATTTTTATCAAAAAGTGCATATTTTATATCAACATTATCAAGCTTAATTGGTTTAAACTTTTCATTTTTAATATATTTATCTACAATTTCACTCTTTATTTTCATAGATGAGTTGTAAAGTTCCATACTACAACTATTTTTTAGAGATTTTACTTCATTCATATAGTAAATATATATAATTGTACCTAATAAAAAAATAGTAGAAGTTATATAAATAGTTAAAAAACCTAGAAAAGCTTTCTTCTCTTCTTTATTCAAATTTATAACCAACTCCTCTGATTGTACTAATTCTATTTTTACCAATAATTTCTCTTATAGTTTTTATATAAACTCTTATTGTAGCATCACTTGGAGCTTCATTATAATTCCAAATATTTTGAAATAACTCATCATTTGAAATAACTCTTGACTTATGGTTTATAAAATATCTTAAAATGTCTTTCTCTTTTTGTGCAATATTTATAATCTTATCATTTTTAATAATTTGAGAAAGTTCTGGTTTAAAAATAGTGTTATCATCTAAAAAGAAATTATCTTCTTTTAGCAAAAATTCTCTATTTAATTTTGATATTCTAATTTTTAATTCTTCTAAATCAAAAGGTTTTCTAATATAATCATCAGCTCTATTTTCAAAAGCTTTTTTAAGATTACTTATATCATGATATGCTGTTATTATGATTATTGGTATATTATTCTTATATCTATTTCTAAGTTCTATCAATACTTCAAGTCCTGATAAACTTGGAGTATTAATATCTAAAATTGCTAAATCAAATCTATTTTCTATAAGTTTTTCTAGAGCATCTTCACCATTTTCACATGATGTTACTTCGAAATCATTATCACTTAAAAAATCACTCAAAATATCATTTAAGGCTATATCATCTTCAAGAAGTAAAATCTTCATTATTTAAAGTTATCAAATACTAAAGGAGCTTTTAAATCTAAAGTTTTTAAATGTTTCATAATAGTCTGTAAATCATCAATATTCTTTCCAGTGACCCTAATAGTATCTCCTTGATTTAAAGCTGTTACTTTTAATTTAAGATTTTTTATTTCAGTTTGAATTTTTTTTGCTTCATCTTTTTCAATACTATCTATTATTTTATAAGTATATTTTCTATTCCCACCACTACTATCTTCTTTTTTTACCTCTTCTAAGGAGTTAATACTTATACCTCTTTTATTCATTTTTGATATCATAATATCTAACATAGCATCAATTTTATTGTCACTAGCACTCACTAAAGTTAAACTTTTAGCACCAATATTTAAATCTATATCTTTTGAAATACCTTTAAAATCATATCTATTTTCAATCTCTTTTTGTGCTTGAATTACTGCATTTTTCATCTCTTGCATATCAAGCTTTGCTGAAATATCTAAAGAATGTTCTTTTACTGCCATAATAATTTTCTCCTTAATCTTTTAAAATTCCAAAAAATAATAACAAATAAGCAATTATTTGTAAAGTCCCACCAATTGGTGTTATTGCTCCTAGAATTGGCATATTTAAAATTGTAAGCACATATAATGAAACACTAAATATCAAAGTACCTATTACTATTAAATAAAGACTTATTTTTATTTTTCTTGAATTTTCTTTCAAAGAATATATAAATGTTGCAAAAAATAATCCAAATGTATTATAAAATTGATATTCAACACCCGTATGAAATATCCTTAACATATCTGGATCTAATATTTTTTTTAACCCATGTGCTCCAAAAGCTCCAAAAGCTATTGCACTTGCCATAAACAAACTTGCAATAGCTAAAAAATTTTTAACACTTTTACTTAGTATCAATTATTATCCTTTATATCTAAATCTACTTCCCAAAAAAACTCAATCCAAGTATCTGTCTTATTAACTG comes from the Aliarcobacter cibarius genome and includes:
- a CDS encoding DUF423 domain-containing protein, which codes for MILSKSVKNFLAIASLFMASAIAFGAFGAHGLKKILDPDMLRIFHTGVEYQFYNTFGLFFATFIYSLKENSRKIKISLYLIVIGTLIFSVSLYVLTILNMPILGAITPIGGTLQIIAYLLLFFGILKD
- a CDS encoding YajQ family cyclic di-GMP-binding protein, producing the protein MAVKEHSLDISAKLDMQEMKNAVIQAQKEIENRYDFKGISKDIDLNIGAKSLTLVSASDNKIDAMLDIMISKMNKRGISINSLEEVKKEDSSGGNRKYTYKIIDSIEKDEAKKIQTEIKNLKLKVTALNQGDTIRVTGKNIDDLQTIMKHLKTLDLKAPLVFDNFK
- a CDS encoding response regulator transcription factor; translation: MKILLLEDDIALNDILSDFLSDNDFEVTSCENGEDALEKLIENRFDLAILDINTPSLSGLEVLIELRNRYKNNIPIIIITAYHDISNLKKAFENRADDYIRKPFDLEELKIRISKLNREFLLKEDNFFLDDNTIFKPELSQIIKNDKIINIAQKEKDILRYFINHKSRVISNDELFQNIWNYNEAPSDATIRVYIKTIREIIGKNRISTIRGVGYKFE
- a CDS encoding c-type cytochrome, with the translated sequence MKKSIIILAIVSSLFAQENITPATEEIDINNSFITKYEYGKMLFNNPRGIGCNNCHGDDARGKKIVDFKHTINEHTTNNKKEFICSLVAPDIKYVDYEIFSKKVNSKKNENLKFEKDQVCDKLIYQANVMPTYFLVEDEIEAIYYYIQNMK
- a CDS encoding 3'-5' exonuclease, translated to MKSPKRRYVLKPTKPTFLDILRRLKKEPIEFNEFLKLLEEISDKFYENSELEFELLLINGLPIDIKNNFVYLKTTQTSLDEQSFCFVDIETNGGSPKQGYQIIELGAVKYKNGKIIDKFESLVYAKDVAPYIQEVTNITLDMLQNAPRLEKVLKEFKTFLGDDVFVAHDIKFDYNFISDSFEKYSLGKLLNRKICTIDLSKRTILSPKYGLSTLKELLNIDVENHHRAYYDALTTKIIFENCLRNIDREKVKTTEDLIAFSKSNNIIKSNI
- a CDS encoding phosphoribosylanthranilate isomerase translates to MRVKICGITNLEDALDAINSGADALGFVFYEPSPRYIKPIDARNIVEELPPFIQSVGLFVNETTEFINKISKESKMQLVQIIDDENIVNYDKLEVKHLKVLRVRNKEDLQNLKDEYYLVDAFVDEFGGAGKRLALDLFKNIDCSKFILAGGLNKDNLKELNNFGFFGVDVSSAVEKEKGKKDKNKMSQFVKAAHEIA
- the rpe gene encoding ribulose-phosphate 3-epimerase, with amino-acid sequence MLVAPSILSADFGNLEKEIKAICEAGCDLVHVDVMDGHFVPNLTIGPVVVQPVAKASTKPLDIHLMVENNNFFVDLFAPLKPKYLSFHLESEKHPHRLIQKIRSLEISPAITLNPHTRVEDIEYLLEDLDMVLLMSVNPGFGGQKFIPSVIEKAKKLKELINKRNPKCLIEVDGGVSDKNIKELKDAGVDIVVAGSYVFGSDSYKKAIDSLKI
- a CDS encoding phospholipase A — translated: MKKLLSILISTICLASNENILIEAQKLEDEGNFKEAMILYKKAAIINNNKEEKYIDELNKTQKTQENKTDFKKAFFERNIDSVDDEETEKSVEQLITKDFGIYPYKKNYILPATYTFNDIDDRHDFETAFQISIEKPLSENLLGLDENISVGYTQKSYWQTTKHSAPFRETNYEPEVFIQVPVKENEYFKAIKASFMHSSNGKKDDLSRSLNRIYLEGYFQLSNLFITPRVWYRIPESNSDDDNPDFSQYYGYGDINFLYAYKQHTFELLLRNNLRFDKTNKGAAEFNWTFPLPEFIASKNTFGLFQLFHGYGQSLIDYDREITNVGIGVAFSR
- a CDS encoding SixA phosphatase family protein; protein product: MKELILIRHAKSSWKDSSLKDFDRPLNKRGEKNAPKMAKILRKLVKTPDLIISSPSKRTKQTLNYFVDEFNYKNKIIFEDSIYEAPYSNILKIIQNINKKYNIVFLIGHNPGLNDLVDFLLENFDENIPTSGLVKINFNVNSWDKIEKNSGNLEFFKYPKMLDI
- a CDS encoding NUDIX domain-containing protein produces the protein MINIIEDLEIGELEETNYIKPIKVKFTLNGVKKTWEAVRSHDSVAILLYNVEKKAFLLVKQFRIPVYLNDKSIKYTYELCAGLVDKNKSIEEIAVEEIDEECGYKVKIEDLKKITSFFTNVGVSGAKQHLFFTIVNDSQKIHNGGGINDEQIELFFLDENKIDDLLFDESKAKTPGLMFSLYWFLKNKDKLGL
- a CDS encoding sensor histidine kinase gives rise to the protein MVKIELVQSEELVINLNKEEKKAFLGFLTIYITSTIFLLGTIIYIYYMNEVKSLKNSCSMELYNSSMKIKSEIVDKYIKNEKFKPIKLDNVDIKYALFDKNKNIIFSYLDEDFNIDFTKKNFSNSKYNYFITTINEDEIEIKYIVMESCQEYNNIINLKYIIISVLVFSVIFIGFIGYLLSLILLKPIRKRVLDMDKFIKDSAHELNTPITVLLSSVSMLKNGKNPEKMMKYISSSSKQISQIYNDIQFATFNEFKNNHIITFDLRDLLVESIDFFTDIAVLKNIEIIQKLDTCIVKMDKTKAQRVLNNLISNAIKYSKKDSKINIELNNSILMVEDFGIGIKEDEIKEIFLRYKRGQNSEGGFGIGLDIVNTICQEYNLVLNLESKEKIGSKFFIDFSNVCINI